CGAACGAAGATCGGATTCGGTTTTCACGTCCCCTTCTTCGGATTTTGGAAAAACTCTGGCGATCAATTCTCCGATCTCAAGAGGGATTCTGCGCTGGATATCCAGCACCTCCAGTTCGGCAGGATGCGTTTCCACCCGTGTACCGCCACCTTTTCCAGAAACCGGGACATTTAATGGCAATGTCGTCTGGACCCGGTCTCCCCGCTTCTTGCCGAGCAGAGCCTGATTAAAGGCTTCGGGAACACCATCCCCGCCGACTTCGGACACTTGCTCCGAATCAAATGTTTCCCCTGTGGAGGGATGGACAAAGTGAATCTTAAACCGTACGAAGTCGGACATTTGAATGGGTTCCGCTTCCGGAAGATCTTCCCGGAAATTGTTCGACATCATGATTCGGAGACGCTCGATTTCCGTTGCGATTTCTTCCTCTGAAACAGAAAGGGGTTCTTCCGGGGATAGGACGACGCCATAGGGAGAACGGTCCGCAGGAACCTCAAAAATTTCGAGTTCCCCTTCTATCGTCAGCCCCGTCTCCTCGGATTTCGTTTCAAGGGAAACAGGAGCGGGGTTCAGATGAACCACCGTCCCGGAGGACTTCTTGATAATTTCGGAATAGGCAGAATCCAGAAGATCGTCGAGAACTTCCTGGTGGATGGATCGGATCAGATCCCTGTTCCGTCGAATCATGGATTCGGGAACATGACCGGGCCGATATCCCGGGACCTTGAGGCGGGGGTTTACCGCCTTGATCTTCCCCCTGACTCTCGTCCGAATTTCCTCTCCGGACAAGTCCACCGTAAACGCATGGAGATTTCCCTCTCCCCTTTTGATCTGCACATCCATCAATCCTGTCATCCTTCCCCGAAAGTCCTCTTTAAACAGTTCAACATTGAACGATAAAACACCATCGGCTCTCACCGAAGCAGCCTCTGCGACTGCCCGCAAGAAACATCAGACAGGACGCAAGTTCTGCCCGGACAATTTCAATTTTCTTATTATAGGGGAAGACCCTCTCCCAAAGAAAGGGCAGATTTTGCCGGTCATCCTGACCAGAATGCTTTCAACTTGTCCATGGGGGTCAGAGGCTCAAACGAAAGGCCAGAGATGGTCCGCACAATTTTCCGGCTGACGGAGGGCATTTTGTCCAATCCCCGAAAGACCTTCTCTCTCAAGGCCACAATAACGGGATTCCCCGAGTTCCAGATCCATGTCATTTCGTCCGCCAGTCTGTGGAGCTCCATCGTCCTGGGCTTCCGTCGGGATTCATACTCTGCTATCCCTTGGAGAACACTCCCCTGCCCGGCAGACATTTCCCGGGAAAGGAGTTTCCCCAGTACACGTGCGTCCTCCATAGACTGATTTCTTCCCTGTGCCACGTGAGGGTTCATCGCATGGGCAGCATCCCCGATCAGGACAACAGGCCCGGAAGACCATCTGTCCAGGTCAATTTTCATGACCGACATATCCGGGATTTGTTCGAGAGTTTCGAGCCCGGTCTGCGAAAGGACATTTCCCAGACCGGGCACCCAATCGTCCAGTTCGGACAAAAAAGCCCGAAGGCCTCTTCGACGTAAACTGTTTCGGTCCCCATTGGGCAGCATATAGAGGAAAAACCGTCTTCTAGGAGAAACCGCAAACAGGAAAAAAATTTTTCCGCGGCCAATAAAATATCTTCCAAGGGGATTCTTCACGCTCTCCGGTGCATCTGCCGGGCAGTCAAAACTCCAGGACAGGTAAGAGTCTCTGTAGGTCTCGATGCGACCCGGGATTCCGGCGTTCTTCCGAACCAGAGAGCGACGGCCGTCGTCACCGACCAGAACTTTGGTATGGGCCTGACACATCCGTTCGCCCTCCGACCACCACAGATCAACGCCGTCTCCCGTATCATGATGCTCAACGTATGCCGCCCCGAAGCGGACATCCACGTTGGCAAGGCTCGCAAGATGAGAGAGAACCATCTGATCCATGAGATGCGGCTCCAGGGAGACCGCAAACGGGAAACGGTCATTTCCGAGATCATAGCGGGACCGCATGAGAGGACGACCTTTTCCGTCCAGAAAAACAAATTCGGAGTAACGGATGTGAGGAAGAGCATACAGGGGTTCCAGAAGACCGATCTCCTCCAAAATTTCCAGACCGAGAGGCTGGATCAGCTCACCCCGTCGGACAGGCCGGATTTCATCACGCGCATCGATCACCAGAATCCGGAAGCCCGCTTTTCCCAGAATCGTGGCCAGTGTCAGTCCTCCGGCTCCGGCCCCTACAATGGTGACGTCGACATTCAAGGCGATTCCTCCTCCCCGCAATACGCTCTTCCATCCAGAAGGGACAACCGCATGACGATGAACCGATCGTCCGGACGCTCTGCCGGTCTGACCCACAAGAGCCTGGAAAGGGTATTGACCAAGGCTCTGCGCAATTCCTTCAAAGCTTCAACGGTCGCCTCTCCTTTACCGACCCCGGTGCCGAACACATGCCCCTGTCCGGCCCAGAGTATTGCCCCCGGCGGACCGGATACGGACGCGGCCCAGTCAATCCGGTCAAGAACAAAAAGCGTTCCTCCAAGAGTTTTTGACAAGCGTTTCGACGATTTCCAGCGGACATCCAACGTAAAGGGACGGTGCGTTTTCAGAAATTGGGACTGCTTCTCCCCTGCCCTCCCTGAACCCGGAAAGACCAGGAATCCTTTCTGCACAAGATCCTCTTTGAAATGCTCCCCAAATTCTCGCTGTCCGGACACAAGAGATTTGGGGCCAATCTCCTTGGATGCTCCCCCTCGGATGCGAACAAACAGTGGATGGCTGCCACGAGGTCCGGGAAACCGGACCGGAATTTTTCCGCGCACTTTTTCTGCCGCTTTTTGAAGCAGATTTCCCTCCGGCCCATTTTTGGGAAAATCCAGACGGAGTTCTAATGAAGAGGTCTCTCCCGCCAGAGGCCATCGATCGACCTGACACCGGCTCATCCCCGAAAAGGACGTTCGGGTACAGTGATACACAAGCCTGTCGGAGTCCCTGTAACGGTCATACCATCCAAGATCTGCCGACCAGTAAAGAGAAAGAACCCGATATGGGCTGGCGGACACATCGCTCCCCCGCCAATAGAGCGGAGGGGGTGGAAAAGGAAGAAGGGGTAAAACAGGCGACAGGGACATCCGCGGAAGAAAGCCGGTCAGGGGATAGTCTTTTTTGGATATCTTGAACCCGGCATAAAGAAGAAAGGATGTCGGTCTCCTGAGCGGAAGGTAGATTTTTACAGAATGTCCTGCCGTTTGAAGAGAACGAAGAACCGAAGACCCCCTGAACGCACTCCAGAGTGTATCCTCGGCCTTGAGATAACGAGCAAAACGTCTCTGATCGTCCGCAGACAAGGAGGACTTTGCATGAATCGACCGGAAACCACGTCGATTTTCTGCGAGAAGTAAAAGGATCGTCGTCCCGTCTTTTTGTCTGAGCGCCCTTTCAATGTTTTGATGTCGAACACGAATCCGTCGAAATCGTTCCCGATCCGCCTCCTTTAGTTCCCTCCGGAGAGCCGGCACATAGCCGGAAGGAGCCCGGACAAGGATCCAGACACTTCGTTGGATCAAAAAAGGATTTTCCGAATGAGGCAACGTTTTTGTTTCCCAGGAGTCTACCACCACGAGGGGGCCGGTCAACTGCAAATCGTCCAGGATGTGTTTTTTCAGTTTCTCTCTTGACGCCTTCGTGAAATGAAATTTCTCGGAAACAAAACGTTTCACCAGGGCGTCGGCCAGATTTTCGCGCGCCTGTGCCCGGGCTTCTGCAAGGCTTGTTCTTGAAGTCGCAGTCGATCTCAGATAGAGAAATCCGCTCCGGGGCGGAAGATCATGACGGATCCAGACAGGCTCCCTTTTCGTCGAGCGCCAGATAGTCGAAGAGGAAGAGGTCGGGGATAAGTGGGCACACCCGGAAAAAAAAGTCAGAAAAAGAATCAGGCTCCAGAAGAATCTTCTCGAATTTTCCGCAAAAAGATCGATCAAGGGGAGAAACCGGATCCTTCCACGCATCGTCCGAGAATCAGGACCTGCTCAAAAAGGTGGACAGTTCTTCCGGCCCGTCCGAGCCCGCTTCATAAAAGACAGGAACACGCGCCGTCTGAGGATCGGAGAGGAATGGCGTGATATACGCCCAGGCCCTCTCCACCTCGTCGTTTCGGGCAAAGAGGGTGGAGTCCCCGACCATGGCATCATGCAACAGTCTTTCATAGGCGTCCGGCGGATGGTCCTGATAGACTTCCTGGTAGGAAAAGTCCATCTCGGCCGGATCGATATGCAGCCCGGACGACGGTCTCTTGAGACCGAAGCGAATGGACACACCTTCATTCGGCTGAATCCGGATCGTGAGTGAATTCGGAATATTATCGTCGCATTGGGCAAGCCGAAAAATCGCGAAGGGGTGCGCCTTGAAGAAAAGAGTGATCTCGGTAGACTTTTTCTTGAGCCTCTTTCCGGCAATCAGAAAAAACGGAACGCCAGCCCACCGCCAGTTCTGAATTTCGAGTCGAAGAGCGGCAAACGTTTCGACACGGGATCCCGGGGACACCTTGGCCTCCTCCCGGTATCCCGGGACAGGGGTGCCTTCGAAGACGCCCTGGACATATTGCCCCCTTAAAATGTTTGCCGAAATTTCCTCTTTTGAATAGGGCTTCAGAGAACGGAGAACCTTGACTTTCTCATCCCGGATCGCCTGGGCTTCGAAGGCAACCGGCGGTTCCATCGCCGTCAGGGAGAGCAGCTGCAGTAAATGGCTCTGGATCATGTCCCGCAGAATTCCGGCTTCTTCAAAGTAACCGCCACGCCCTTCCATCCCCAGACTTTCCATCACCCGGATTTCGACGCGGGAAACATGGACATTGCTCCAGAGTTCACCAAAGATCGGATTGGCCAGGCGGAAAACCAGAATATTCTGAACCGTTTCTTTCCCCAGGTAATGATCGATTCGATAGACCTGCTCCTCCCGAAAGACCGTCAGAAGTTCCCCGTTCAACTCTCTCGCACTGGACAAATCCCGACCGAAAGGCTTTTCGATCACGATCCGGGTAAAGGGAAGGTTTTCGGCGCCTCCTCCCGGCACACCCGCCAGACCGTGGTCTCCGATCTGGCGGATAATCGGAACAAAATAGCTCGGGGGAGTGGCCAGATAAAAAATGACATTCCCGCGTGTCCGCTTGACTCTCCCTTCTTCCAGCAAGGCTGCCCGCAACGTGTCGTATGTGGACGGATCCTCAAAATCACCGGACTGATAAAAAACGCGAGACAGAAAAGACTCAAGCTTTTCGTCGTTTTTGGCTCCGGAGCGTGAATAAGAACGAATTCCCTCGGAAATTTCCTCCCGGAATTCTGCATGACTTTTGACACGGCGTGCAACACCGACAATTTCGGTGTCAGCATTCATCAACCCGTCCGCCCACAGATCATAGAGGGAAGGCAGGAGTTTCCGACGGGTCAAATCTCCTGAAGCACCAAAAATGACAAGTGTGAGTGGAGGGGCAACCTTCAGATCCATTTACCGACCTTTCCTTTCCCCAGCGGATGCCTCATTCTCGTTCAATGACTCCCTGAAAACCAGGAGTCGACTGTGGCAGGAGCTTTTTCCAGGACGTTATACCTGCTTCAGGGACGAATCGAGAAAACGTTCCGCCTCCGTGCGACTCGAAAACCGCAGTTCAGCCACGGGGTGTCGCAACTGGGACAGGGCAAAAAATTCCCCCAGCTGCTGGGAACGAAAAAGGGTTGCAAACCCGTAAGGCTGTCCCGGAACAGGCAAGTCCATCATGTCCTTGACGGAAAACTGGAGGAAAAGCCCTTCCGCAGGTCCTCCCTTCTGCACCTGTCCAACCATGTGCAAAAAAGCGGGACCCCGAACAACCATGACCGGCAGGGAATATCGCCTGGAAACCCATTTTCCCCAACACAGGAGGCGGCCTTCCACTTTTTCCGAGGACGGAAGCCAGGATTGCAGGACGAGATAAGGTGATTTTTTCCGAACCTTCACAAGATCGTCCAACACGGAATAAACAGAGGCAGACAGATCTCCGGAGGAGGAAATCTTCGGCGAAAATCCTTCCGCAAAAATCGACACATCCTCATTCTTAAAGACCGGCTTAAGGTACGTCTTCGGCTGGGGTTCCTCCCAGACTCGGCTCCCCACCTGAGCAAAACGGTCCAGAATGTCCCGGGTTTTTTCCTTCGGAAGAGCCACGTCCGGAGCTTCGAAGGGATTGACGCCCCGATCCCTGGCCGCAAGGGAAACCCCGACCATGGCATCCAGGAAAAACGAGTAGATGTCTGCTTCCGAATTGACCGTGAAGAAAAATGAAGACTCCCCGGCTTCTTCCATGCGGGAAATCCTGGACAAAGAGTCCATGTCCGGAGACTCCGGGAAAGCAATCTCCAAAAGAAGGCGGTCGGACGGTTTTTCTTTTTCAGACCTGTCATCGGCATTTCCCGGACCGGAAGGAATCCAGCCGGTGCCGGACTTTCCGGTTCCTTCGGCCAGCAACTGTTCAAACCACCCGGAAAGCTTTGGGGGACCAAACAACAACACCTTGTCCCGTCCCGTCCGATAACCGGCACCAAGGAAAACGGCAAGGCTCAGTCCCCGTCCATCATACCCGTTTTTCTGGAGAGCTTCGTAGGCCAGGCGACTCGCGTTCATGGCCTGATCCAGACCCCGCGGCCCCTTTAAAAGGGAAGCGGCCAGTAAAACTGGCACAGAAAACGCGGAAAACCGTCCGGGGATTCCAGGAGTATTCCGGATAATCCGGCCAAACTTTTCCCGGATGGCAAGAGATTCCAGGGAAGAAGAAGGATCGGTCAGCGCCCAGAAATATTCTCCCGCTGCCCGGACTCCTTTTTTCTCAAGAAGTGCCCGGAAATAGGAGTATAAACTCGACACTTCCAGGGTGGATCCAGACTGTGAGGAGACAACAATGCGCAAGGAAGGTGGAGCACCGCCTTCTCCGCCCAGTCCTGCCTCTTCTGCAAGCCGGACAATGGTTTCCGGATCTGTGGTGTCCACACCCAGAATGCAGACGTCCGGATCTGAAAAAGATTCCGCAAGCGCCAGTGTCGAGAGGATCGACCCTCCCATCCCAAGCCATAAAATCGTCCGGATCTTCTTGGCGCGAAGTTCTTCTCCCGCGGCCAGGAATTCACTCCGGCGCTCCGTCAGGCGGTCAATGTCGGATAGGAATCCCATCGCCCTGGCGTTTTTTCCGGAGTCGCCCGGAAAGAGGGAGGGATCCCCTTCCAGGAGCCTTTCCAGAACTCTGTCCCGCTGCCAGTCGGACTTCAGCGTCGCTGCTTCCCCTAAAAACCTTTTGTCCTGGATAAAGAGTTTCGACAAGCCTGATGATCCTCCCGTTCCCTTCAGGGAACGGGCCTTTTCCCCAAGCGTATTCGTCAGCGTGACAAAAGACTGGTCAAAGGCTTTCACCCCTTCGGTCACCAGCTGGGAAAAAACGTCCTCCATCCGGATTCCAACAGCCTCCAGCTTCCGGAAAGTTTCCCCCGGATCTTTGGAAACAGCCCGTGAGGCAGGGTCGATCGCCAATTGCACCGATCCGTGATCGAGATAGAAATTGAGGGTGGATTCCGGAACCGTGTTGACCGTTTCCGGAGCCGTCAGGGAATCCACATAAAGAACGTCCGAGTATGCGGGATTTTTTGTCCCCGTCGAGGCCCACAGAGGCCTCTGGACATGCCCTCCCCGGAGAGCCATTTCCGAAAAACGATTCGAGTGAAAAAGCTCCCGGAAAAGATCATAAATCACACGGCTGTTATCAATTCCGGCCCGTCCCAGAAGGGATTTGGGATCGATTTGGGGGTCTTTTCCCGAAGACGACGAAAGTGCCTCGAGTTTTTTGTCCACCAGGGTGTCGATGCGGCTCACAAAAACGCTTGCCACGCTGTGCACGCGGGAAGGGTCTCCCCCTTTTGCCACAAAGGCTTCGAGCCCCCGGATATAGGCTTCCGCCGCATCTTGATAGGCACGGGGAGAAAAAAGGAGTGTGACATTGATGGACATCCCGATCGCCGTCAGGGCTTCGATGGCCGGCATCCCTTCGGGCGTTCCCGGCACCTTGACCATCAGATTCGGCCGATTGACAAGGCGATGGAGCAGCCGGGCCTCGGCAATGGTTTCTTCGGTTTTGTGCGCAAGGAGAGGATTGACTTCGATGGAAACGAATCCATCGTTTCCCTGGGTTTCCTGATGGACGGGACGGAAAAAATCGCATGCCCGCTGAATGTCCCTCACCATCAGGACGCGAAGGATCTGCTGGGGGGTATATCCTCTTCTCGCCAGAAATGCGATCTCACCGTCATACGCAGAGCTTCCATTAATTGCTTTTTCAAAGATGGTTGGATTGGAGGTCATTCCGCGGATCCCGACCACGCGAATCAGATGGTCCAGTTTTCCGGAATCCATCAGTTCCCGACTGATGCTGTCCAACCAGATACTTTGTCCCAGAGCTGACAGCTCCTTGACGCGGGATGGGGTGTCGGCCCCCGTCGGATTGGAAGGGGAGGACATTGTCGTTTCTCCTTATAAGATTGGAATAGAAGTCTTTTTCTCGCCCGACGAAACAGGGTCAGCGAAAGGATCCCCCCGGCCACTGTCTGTCGATCCTGGACAAAACGGCCTCCGGGGTAAAACCAAACGCCTCCATCAGTCGTTCCGCAGGGGCACTGGCACCGAATGTTTCCATTCCGAGGACCAGATCTCCCGGCCTCGCCAACGGATACCATCCCATCGGATGGGCCGCTTCCACAAGAACGCGCGGCCGGTCCGCCGGAAAAATCCGGGCGATTGATTCGGGAGTCTGTCGTCTGAGACGGCTGATCGAGGGAACGGACACAAGACGGGTGGCAATCTTTCGTTCCTTCAGAAGATCCTGAACCTGCCACAAAAGCCCCAGCTCGGACCCCGACGCCACCAAAACAAGCGAGGGATTCTCTCCGGTCTCCCGGACAATGTAGCCTCCCGTTTCGACCCCTTTCCGGACGGTTTCGGGAGCCACCGGGAGCGTCGGAACTTTTTGCCTCGACAAAACCAGACAGGCCGGACCGGTGCGATCCGCCAGAATAATGGAAAGGGCCTGGACGGTCTCGTTGGCATCTCCCGGCCGGTAAACGGTCATGCCCGGGATAGCCCGCAGCCCGGCAAGGTGTTCGACCGGCTGGTGGGTCGGTCCATCCTCTCCGAGGCCGATGCTGTCATGCGTCAAAACATAGAGGACGGGCTGGTGCATGAGAGCCGACAGTCTCATGGCGCCCCGCATATAATCGGAAAACACCAGAAACGTCCCTCCATAGGGGCGCACCATGCCGGTGAGAGACATTCCGTTCAAGATTCCGCCCATCGCGTGTTCCCTCACCCCGAAATGCAGGTTTTTCCCCGTCGGGGTCCCCTTCTGGCAATCCACCTCCCCCTTGATCAGGGTGTTGTTGGAAGGAGCGAGATCTGCCGACCCTCCCCAAAGGGCAGGAAGCTCTTTCGAGGCGACCTGCAGGGCTTCCCCGAACGCCTGACGCGTTGCGAGACCCTTGGGGTCGGGCGAATACGGAGGGTAGTTTTCGAGGACTTTTTTCCCCAGAGCATCACCGGACATCCATTCTTTCCAGAGGACCAGAAGGTCCGGGTAGGCTTCCCCGTATTTTTTGAGTTCTTCCTGCCATCGGTTCTGTGCCCGGGTCTTTTCCCGTGCAAGAGCATCAAAATGTTCCCGGACGTCTTCCGGGACGAAAAAGTCGGGGGTTTCGGGCCACCCCAGATTTCTTTTGGTGTTGAGAACCTCTTCCGCCCCCAAGGCGCTTCCATGCGCATGCGCCGTATCCTGATATTTGGGGCTTCCGAAACCGATGTGTGTCCGGATGACGATCAGCTTTGGCGTGCCTGCCTCCTCCTCCATCTGAATTTCGGGGTCTGTTGCCCAGGCGAGAGCGGCCCGGACCTCCTCACGGTCATTTCCGTCCTTGACATACCGGACGGACCAGTTCAGCGCCAGGAAGCGGTCTCCGACTTCTTCGGTAAACGCAAGGCTCGTGGACCCATCGATCGAGATATGATTGTCGTCGTAGAGACAGATCAGGTTGGAAAGCCCCTGATGGCCGGCCAGGGAAGCCGCTTCGTTTGAGATCCCTTCCATCATGTCCCCATCACCAGCCACGACAAAGACGCGGGGATCGAGAATGGAATGCCCCGGACGGTTAAAAATGCCACCGGCATAACGCAACGCCAGTGCCATCCCGACAGCGTTTGAAAAACCCTGCCCGAGGGGTCCGGTGGTTGTCTCCACACCCGCCGTATGCCCGTATTCCGGATGTCCTGGAGTCCGGCTCCCCCACTGGCGAAAATTCCGGAGATCTTCAAGTTCAAGACCATAGCCAAAAAGGTGGAGCAAGCCATACAAAAGCATGGACGCATGACCGGCCGACAGGACAAAGCGATCCCGGTTGGGCCAGGCCGGATCCTTCGGGTTGAACCGGAGGTATTCCGACCACAGGACGTAGGCCGGTGAAGCAAATCCCATCGGCGTTCCCGGATGACCGGAATTGGCCTTCTGGACAGCATCCAGAGCCAGCATGCGAATCGTGTTGATGGCGCGATCGTCAATGTTTGACATTGTGAAAATCTCCTTTACTGGAATGGCCAGTCTCGTTCATCTCATCCCCCGGACGTCAGGCGAAACCGGTGATTCAAGCATCCGGCGGGAAAAAGAGGGATCGTCCGCCTCCCTGTCGATCCAGAATTCAGGATGATGGCCGTTTTCAAATGAAAGCGTCAGAAGTTTCTGAACCGGACAATCTTTCATCTCGACCAGGATTTCCCGCAGAATGTCCCTTTTTTTCCGGCCCGGGGCAAGAAAAACAGTCTGTTGGGCATGCGCAAGCAGACGGTAGCCGAGGGAGATTCTGGGAAGACGATCTCCCTTCCGGGAGACAGGCAGCACAAGACGACGATGTTCATCGGACGGGTCCGACCCCGGAAAAAGACTGGCCGTATGACCATCTTCGCCGACACCGAGGAATGCCCAGTCAAAGGAAGGAACGTGCAGCCCCGTCGTCTTGAACCGGTCGAGCAGCAAATGTTCATAGCGAAGGGCTTCCTCTTCCAAAGAGGGGGATTCCCCCCGAATCCGTTCGAAGGACGAATCCGGAAATGCTCCTCCGGAAAAAAGGGTCTCCCGGATCATCCGGCTGTTGCTCTGGGGATCGTCCGGGGGCACCATCCGTTCGTCTCCGGGCACGAAGAAGACTTTTTCAAGCTGTGCCCTTGGCCATTCGGAAAAGAGCGATCCGGCTTCCTCGTAGAGGAGACGGGGGGAACCCCCTCCCGCCAGGATCACAGATGCATGCCCCTGGGCCAGGACCCGCTCCCGGATCCGGGCAACAAAAAGAGCGGCACCTTCCCGGGCCAATGCCGACTCATCCGGGAAAACCCGGAGGCGCGGAAGAGACGGATTCAATTGTTCCTCAGCACGGGACACCATTCAACATCCTTCCAAGAATTACGAGAGTAGCGTTGTCATGCTGCCAGCCAACACGCTTTTGGAAGCTTCTCTTCTATCCCCTCATCTTTGCCTGATTGGGCGGTCACTTTCAAGCGGCTCCCAAAAGGGCGGCCTCTTTAGACTGGCATTCTCAGCATCGCCTCATACGCCGCCCCCCACAGAGGGGTCTCTTCCTGAAGAAGCACTCCCACCGGAACCGTATCGAGGAGTTCACGGTAGCGCCCTTTCTGGGACATGCGCTCCAGAAAAGACGATTCTTTCAAAAAGGACAGGATCTTGACCGGAATTCCTCCCCCCAGAAACACCCCTCCGGTCGCAAGAGCCTTGAGAGCCATGTTCCCCGCTTCCTGGGCAAGAATCTCGACAAATAATCTGAGCGTGGGCGGGGAACAGGGATCGGTCCCATCCAGAGCCGCCTGGGTAATATGTTCGGGAAGGTGTTCTTCGGGAATTCCCCTGTCGAGAAGTGTCGGAGCCGGAGATCCCTGAGAGACGAAGCGGTAGATATTGAGAAGTCCGGGACCGGACAAGAGGCGTTCAGAGCTCACGTGATCAAATTGCGTCCACAAAAACTGGAGAAGCCTCACTTGCTCGGGGTTGAAGGGAGCCCAGTCGGTGTGCCCTCCTTCGGACGGCCAGGGACGCAGGCTTCCATGATCCTCTTCCAGCAGAGCTTCTCCCAAACCGGTCCCCGGTGCCACCAGGACCGCATTGCCTCTTTTGTCGGCATTTCCCGCCCGAAGCCAGTGGATTCCCCCGGAACTCCGGACGACATTGATCCCCCATCCCATGGCCACCAGATCGTTGACTAAATGAACCGTCCCCTGTTTCCATCCAAAATTTTTTTCGAGACCCTCTCCTTCAATGACCCAGGGAAGATTGGTCGTTTGACAACGGTTTTCCAGAACCGGCCCCGCAACACCAAAGGTCGCCCAGATCGGATATCCGTTCAGGATGGAACGATTTTTTTCAAGAAAGGTCTCGACGATCGGAATCAGGCCCGAAAACTCCTGACTCGGATAGCGTTCAGAAACACGCGCTTCCGGGAGATTTCTGGAGCGTATCGATTTCTGAAGGTCCTCTGGGGAGAAGAGCCCCAGTGCTGTCTTCGTCCCGCCGATATCGCCGGCCACAATCCAGCCATCGCGCATGTCCGGTCCTCCGCAAGGCAAGACAATTGAAATTCAGCCCGCCTTCTGATGGGTTCGATCGTAATAATTTAAGGAACAAAAGGGTCTTTCCGGAAAACCATCGACGGGAACTGACACACATGTACGGCCATATCCGACCATTTTTCCAAATTCGGACGAGCTGCCGTACGGGATCTTTTGTTTGGAGGGAAGCCCGGAAAATCCCTTTTTGATTCCGCCCTCTTCCAATGTAGGCCATTTTTACGGGGTTGGAAAGACCGACCGGAGAATCGGAGAAAAGACCGGAAAGAAAGAGATTATGTTTACAGGAGGTTCAGGATCGTGTTCTTTCAGCACGTGAGGAGAAAAGGCAGTGTCCACACAAAGGAAAGGCATCCCACACATTCGGAAACAGGCGCTCAGGGTTCTTCCCGCATCAGCCGCCTTGAAGAGCAGGCCGGAGAGGGAATTCTGCGGTTGACCGGTCGGGTCATGACTCGATATCGAAATATTTTCTTACCCGATCCGGTCATG
The sequence above is drawn from the Leptospirillum ferriphilum ML-04 genome and encodes:
- the tkt gene encoding transketolase, with translation MSNIDDRAINTIRMLALDAVQKANSGHPGTPMGFASPAYVLWSEYLRFNPKDPAWPNRDRFVLSAGHASMLLYGLLHLFGYGLELEDLRNFRQWGSRTPGHPEYGHTAGVETTTGPLGQGFSNAVGMALALRYAGGIFNRPGHSILDPRVFVVAGDGDMMEGISNEAASLAGHQGLSNLICLYDDNHISIDGSTSLAFTEEVGDRFLALNWSVRYVKDGNDREEVRAALAWATDPEIQMEEEAGTPKLIVIRTHIGFGSPKYQDTAHAHGSALGAEEVLNTKRNLGWPETPDFFVPEDVREHFDALAREKTRAQNRWQEELKKYGEAYPDLLVLWKEWMSGDALGKKVLENYPPYSPDPKGLATRQAFGEALQVASKELPALWGGSADLAPSNNTLIKGEVDCQKGTPTGKNLHFGVREHAMGGILNGMSLTGMVRPYGGTFLVFSDYMRGAMRLSALMHQPVLYVLTHDSIGLGEDGPTHQPVEHLAGLRAIPGMTVYRPGDANETVQALSIILADRTGPACLVLSRQKVPTLPVAPETVRKGVETGGYIVRETGENPSLVLVASGSELGLLWQVQDLLKERKIATRLVSVPSISRLRRQTPESIARIFPADRPRVLVEAAHPMGWYPLARPGDLVLGMETFGASAPAERLMEAFGFTPEAVLSRIDRQWPGGSFR
- the glk gene encoding glucokinase codes for the protein MRDGWIVAGDIGGTKTALGLFSPEDLQKSIRSRNLPEARVSERYPSQEFSGLIPIVETFLEKNRSILNGYPIWATFGVAGPVLENRCQTTNLPWVIEGEGLEKNFGWKQGTVHLVNDLVAMGWGINVVRSSGGIHWLRAGNADKRGNAVLVAPGTGLGEALLEEDHGSLRPWPSEGGHTDWAPFNPEQVRLLQFLWTQFDHVSSERLLSGPGLLNIYRFVSQGSPAPTLLDRGIPEEHLPEHITQAALDGTDPCSPPTLRLFVEILAQEAGNMALKALATGGVFLGGGIPVKILSFLKESSFLERMSQKGRYRELLDTVPVGVLLQEETPLWGAAYEAMLRMPV
- the pgl gene encoding 6-phosphogluconolactonase — translated: MVSRAEEQLNPSLPRLRVFPDESALAREGAALFVARIRERVLAQGHASVILAGGGSPRLLYEEAGSLFSEWPRAQLEKVFFVPGDERMVPPDDPQSNSRMIRETLFSGGAFPDSSFERIRGESPSLEEEALRYEHLLLDRFKTTGLHVPSFDWAFLGVGEDGHTASLFPGSDPSDEHRRLVLPVSRKGDRLPRISLGYRLLAHAQQTVFLAPGRKKRDILREILVEMKDCPVQKLLTLSFENGHHPEFWIDREADDPSFSRRMLESPVSPDVRGMR